The sequence GAGATGAAGGATGGGTACTGGCTGGAGAAAGACCACCCTGGGGTCTACCAAGGAGAGAAACAGGCTCTGAATGAGGACTACACACACTCTGGCTTTGACCGTGGTCACCTCAACCCCAACGGACACCATGCAGGTAACGGAGGTTGAACATTGTTGATTTTTTGGCATTGAGGTCAGTAGGTGGCAGTAGCCACCAGATGAAGGTGTCAGTTGAGTCACAAAAGGGGGGATGTGTTAGAGACCTCTGATacaagcagtggtggaagaagtattctgatattttacttgagtaaaagttaaaattctaaaatctaaaaataccctttcacaaaaaaagtccaGCATTCaaattttacttcagtaaatgtaaaaaagtattAGCGTCAAAGTACCAAAAGTACAAGGACATATTATGAAGAATGGCTAGTTCCAGAACAATGTTTATTATATAAGTGGATTATGGTTATTAATGCTTAATTTGTAAGCAAATTATTTCTTTGTTGCAGCTTGTTAAAGTGGGGCTAGTTTAAATCACATGATATACTGCTGTGCAGAGTAAgctataataatcataatacaTCATAATACATCACAATAATACTTCATAATAGTATTATTGATGTATATATTGTATTGATAATTTAAGTCTGTAAATTGTAACTTGGAGTCAAAGTATGAAGTAGCCTAAAAttgaaatactcaagtacaagtgCCTCAATAAGGaactgaagtacagtacttgagtacatgtacttcattacatttcaccactggaCACAAGACGGAAGGATTATTGCTTTAGACCAATGCTTTAGTGATCGTTGATGAAAGAAGGGATTCTTTCTGTCCAGTGACATTCCCACCAATTCACATACTTGTCATTTAGGATCAAATAAAATAGACAGATGTAGAATAACAGCCTTCTGTATCTAAACAAAATCCTTACAACTAAACTTTGCATCAATCTGTATCAACGCTGAGTCATTAAAGGTAGATTTACTTTATGGTTTTTTGTCTCTATGGTTTCATCAGTTGGGTGTCTGTAGCGTCTGGTGTCATAGCAACCATTGGGCAGCTACACTATGGGAGGATACAGCCAGATACATATTTGAAATCTTATCTCAGTTGTAAATCATAAAGATCAGTTCATATTAAATAGGACCTTTGCAGATACATACAGTAACTACTAATTTCCAAGTCTGTGTCATATAATATTCATACGTTTAACATAGAAAAAAGGGAATTGCTCATAGAAATGTTCCATGTTTTATTTACTTGTGATcttgaaattaattaaattattccTTAATCTGCAGcaactaaatatttaaaaatttcaAATCTAAGACAAAAAATGATCATGAGGAAACAACCCTTTTAAAGTAGTATTTTTGTGAGATTTTCAAATCGGGTAGAATAAGAACGATCCAGCTACCACAAACTGCAACTTGATTTCTAGCAAAACATCCTGTAATTCTCCATTCCTCTTACAGTCCCCAGCCGCAATGCCACTTTCACCCTGACAAATGTGGTTCCTCAGAACCCCAAGCTGAACCAGAACGCCTGGAGGATCCACGAGTCTCAGCTCGCTGACCTTTTCCGGGACAAGTGCTCTAAGGCCTATGTGCTGGTTGGTGCCATTCCTTCTGCAGACAGCTGGattgagaaaaacaatgtgaaaCGTGTCAACATCCCAGACTACTTGTGGAATGCCTACTGCTGTGTGGACAACAATGGCAGACCCATTCAGAGTGGTGCTGCCACAGCGAGAAACACTGAGGACAACTGGGTGGAGAAGCTCTCTCTGGATGAACTGGGAGAATTCCTCCAGCAGTTCTCCAAAGAGACAGTAGGGGAGCTGTTTTACAACAACTGCAGGGCATAAAGGATGACAAAGGGACAATGAATCAAGTGTTGATGCCAATCCCCCTTTAATGTATAACCACAAACTACTTTTATTAATGATTCAAGTGTGGTAATACAGTAAAAACTAATTGagtttcattacatttttttacattcatttagcTCAACACTTATCCATAGCGACATACAATAAGTGCATTCAGCCGTGAATATCTCAcccaaaaattgtgaaaaacacacaagtacataaaatacaacaaataagcaaagCTTCcccaaatgtttcattttaaaaacactatTGCTCACAtggtgtagtgtgtaataaaatTCAACAATTTTCATGAAtcccttattattattattattcaaccaaaacaatgaaaataaagtgaCAGGGACGGTTGTGTCTTTTTCATTGACAGTAAAGACAATTATTAACAtataaaactggaaaaaaataaacgtTTCTGCCTTATGCAAACACAGCCTGAATCAACTGTCATGTACTGTACTATATTgtattaatgaattaattcaattatttttcttgttttgtcaaaaagATAAACCACCCCTTGAGGGTTACAGTATAAACACAATCCAAGAAGCAATTACAGGAATTAATGTAGAAGTAATAATGTAAGCTTTAACAATCTGAGAGCACATGCTTACTTTCCCACAAAATAAACATCCAAATGACTTTAAAAGCATCAGAGTAGATATGACCCTCAAAGAAGACCTGACATTTACCTTTCAATTGGAACTAGTAATTAGTATAGACTGGCACCCATCTCTCTGCACTTTTAATCAGCTGCAGTCTAAAATTCATTTATATGTGTGCATTGGGTGGTCACTCCAGGGAGGCAGGTTGGAGAGTTTCTCCTCAGTGGCTCCATTTATGGGCCAGCCCCAGGCCTTAAAGAATCCAGCTAGGTTCATCCCAACGGCCTGGGAGAAAGTCTCAGCATACAGGTTCATCTTTCCGTTGTTGTCACTGGGATAGTCGGTAATCTTGTGGTAGGCAGCAAACACCTTTTTAAAGGCATCCCAGCCAAACTTTCTTTGGAGCTACATAGAAGTAAACAGAGGTTGAGGGAAATGTAAATAGACAGTAGGTTGATGGATGAATGAAAGTTTATGAGAGAGTTAAGACGTGACCTGCAATAAACTAGTAAAGTCTTAAGAGGCTACATTAGACAAATGTCAATGGGCCTGTCCAGATTGTAATGTTGCTCAGTCCGTACGTCGATAACCAGAATATTTTATCAACAGTTATTGGATGGTTAGCAATGGAATTTGGTCAAGACACACAATGAATTATGACTAAAATCATGACTTTAACAAGCTGCACCATATCAAAAATTCTACTTCCCCAATGCAAAACACCTCTACTTCCCCCAgaataaaggaagaaaaattATTCCAAAGATGGGAATTGAAGATCTCCCGTAAAACAAGCAACAGGTTGGATGTAACAGAGATTTCAATCACATCAGAGTTTACTAGTTATGGTTCAAATTTAGATGTTGGCAGGAAAAGTAtttacatagactgtatataactCCCATATTGTATGACATTATTGAGCTCAACTGTACATTATGTTACCATAACGTTAACATGAAACATGTTAGCATACTCTACAAACTACAGGCATAAAACTAACAACAGCCTTCCAACTCTACAGGTGAGCCTAGGTTGACCAAGTGCAGCTGAAGCTGACCAAGTAGAGATGGAGCCACAGAGCTGAAGCAGCCAAAAATCAAACCCTGACAAAGGTCATCTTAGCTTGGTGAAGGCCGGGTAATGCTGAAGAATGTTGTGCCATACTGAGGACAAACTGCTTGACATTGTTGTTTAATTCACTTGAAATTTCTTGCCTGTGTACAGTTCCAATTTTAGATAGTGTTGACGCCAGTGTGACCCAAACCTATTTCCTCTGCAGGATGTGAAATTCAGTAATTCTCTTTCACCTGCAGGTATGTCTCCAGGGCCACCCATACTGTCCAGTTGCTGAGTTTCCTGCCCCCTTCAACATACTCCTCTACACATCTCTTCCGCTCTGTTGAGGTCATGGATGGATGAGCCTGCATTGAAGATGTTACACTCATTATATTATAATGTTAACCAAGGGGAAATAACATGACTAAAACAGGACTGTTGttaattttttacattacatacactTACAGACCTGTCTTTTCTGAGCCTAGGTCATTTATCTAAagtaaacctttaaaaaatgtacttcaCCTTTTCCCTTTTGAGCCCCAGCACCTCTTCATGAACATACACTGACCACAGGTTACATGtacagtctgtggtgtgtggtgggaaCTCCCAGCAGGCTCTTTGTTGGTTGTGTCCCAGTTCATGAATTTCTCCCCACAGGCCTTTGGTTCTGGCATCACCTGGTCTCACCAGCTCATTTGCTGATTCTGTGTGGATCATGACTGGATAGCCTGAATGCATCCAACCTGGATGGTAAGAAATTAGTAACACAAATAGTGTTACAGCAATGTATCTTTACAGTTCTAAAGCTATTCCAATGAGCTTTACGAGCGATATCTCCCAACACATCCTCTGGAGTGTCACTCATACATTTAGAGAGGAGTTTCCATTTATGAGTCACTGAGCTTCCCATTGTACATGTTAAACATCACTgaattaaaaacatttccaaTTAGAAGttgatattttaaaatgtatatactTAATATGcctttttttcatgtgttttcttttatatgGTAACAAATAATCGTAATGCTTGTCAAAATCACAAAACTCAAGACAACACACAATGTTACTAATTATACAGGCCTATAGAGCTCTTTcaaaaactgcaaaactaaaATCTTGTCAATAATCCTGGCTTCATGCTGTTCAAAATTACaattaataacaacaaaatgtacCATGCCTAATAACAGTTATATGCCAATAGTAAGTCATAATACTTAAGCAATAAACTTGTTCACCCACTGTAGATCTTAGAATTGTACAGCAACCACGTGGGATCTGGGACTGAAAGACCCAgatcaaaccttttttttgttcttcaatTTAACCATTTATATACAGGTTTAAGGGTTTAAATAACAGATGCACCATTCTCCTTTTACAGCACATGCAGTAGAGAAAtcattagattgaatatgggAGAATGGGAAAGCAAAACACCTACCAGCGGAAATCTGCACATCTGCTACAAAGCGTTCTTTGCGGGCAAATTTATGTGGCATGACAGCCAAATCTGCAACACCCTTCATGATGTCATTCCAAAGCGCTGCCACCTTATCAATGTGCTTCAGGTCTCGAACCACATCTGATGGTACAGTAAGGATAACGTTGTCAAACTCCAACTCTGCCCAGGGTGAGGGAGCTGTGCGCAGCATCGACCAATCAGCAGCTGTTGTCACACCTAAAATGGACAAAGGTTGGGTGTTGGGGTGAAATCAAAACAGAGCTTTGAATTATTGCTATTATTCATTAAAAGTCCCATTGTAGGCAGAGTCTACAGCATGAAGTcctaatgcaaaaaaacaagcatgtttcaaagaaaacagtcaacaacacaacacaacatgccCTAAATGCGTTTCCTGAATACAAAGTGCTCTGAATCTATTGAAAGGAAACATACAACCCAGACCAGAAACCTGGTTCCTAGGCAGTTTCAGAACTGATGGATGATGTGCATTGGATTCTCAATACAGTCTTTTGTGGAGCAGACAGTGACACACACTCACCAGACTTGTAATAAGGAGCAAGCACTGCCATCTGCACTATGACCTCTGCCCCCTCCACCTTTGTGTTAGGTGGAGCCACCAGGTAGATGAGTCCCCCCCACAGGTTCCACACCTGTATTTTCTTTGTGGTCACAGGGAATTGCTCACAAACACTTGGTGCTCTCTTCAACTCGTCAGCCTTCAGTATGTCTGTTTGACAACCTATCTGGATCTGAGGAAGAAAGGGGATGTGTCATTGCCTTGAAAACCTGTATGAAAGTCTACTGCACTGTAGTAAGATTGATCAGTAGATGCATATAAGTCAATCGACACAATACGGGCCAGAAGAGCATAAATAAATGGCTTCATGAAAGGACAGTATACAGCATTTTTAAAacgtgctcatattatgctcattttcaggttcataattgtatttagaggttggaCCAGAATaagtttatgtggtttaattttcaaaaaactaaatatttttgttgtactgcacattgctgcagctcctcttttcatccTGTGTGTTTAGCTCTACGTTTTAGCTACCAAGTGAGGCATCCCACTtctgtttcatctttgttgGCACATATGCAGTACCTAGGTATGCACTGCTAGCTTGTTACATTGAATACTGGTGTAGATGTTGTTTTCTGCCTCGCATTAACAGTAGGAGAGGTACATTGCATCATGGCTGCGCGTGGAATAGATCAAGTCTGAAGGagaatttttaaaattaaaaaaacgtaGCGAGGATAGACAGAATGCCATTAATTGCAAATAATTTCTAATGTTGTCGCAAATTTGCATCTGGTTGGAAAACCATTTGAGAACGGAAACGTTTTGCAAACTTTTAGAAAGTTTGAATGACCGGAAGTCAAGCATCCCTTGAACATGGCTGGTGTAGGGAGATTAAATGCTGCCTCGATTGTGGCGAAAAGAGTAACTCCAATTCCCTTCTAGCGCAGGTTATTGCACGGTTGCACTTTCTGACGTCCCGGCGCCCCCTTTGGCCTCCATGTTAGCTATTGCAAAGTCCTAATAAAACGTAGTCAGATAAGGCAAGTTTccacaacatttttgtcattgtcCGCTACTTTTTTAACTAGCTAAGCTAATTGGTTTCCTTCATGATTAACATTCATATCTGAAAATTTAAGTACATGTGTGTAATTTTTTATCTCAATAAATCGCTCAGTAAAAGTGCTCAAATTAATTATTGAGCTTGATAATTCTAATATTTGATCTCAATAAATGATTTATTGAGCTCAATAATTCGCATTTTTGAGCTCAGTAATTCAAAAACGGGAATTATTGGGATAACAAATGAAGCACAAATGCTATTTGACCTGATATTGTTATCTAAATAATTGAATTACTGAGCTCATTAATTTGAATTGTTGTgatcaaaaatgttttggttttatgttaAAACAGCTCGACGTAGGTTTTACATGTTATAATGTCTTTGTGATAACAAAATATGATTTTGGGCTACGGACAGAGTGGATTTGatggtttattgccatttcttaaaaccaatcacaatgggcggcgctaagctttGCACAGACACGCAGTAAAAtagttgtgcaagagaaaactcagattggacagatagtctaggtagctatctcaatttaccctgcagagatctaagcaGCATCAACCTTAGtcttcataaatccaccagagtttggaattccaacacaaagaaagcggaagaaGACAGACATACATGCATCCAATGGAACTTCCTGCGACACCAGAGCAATCCAGTAAGTGGaatgtcaaggatatagactagattTGACTAGATTTGATAATCTGAATTAGCAGaatattgacaaaaacataatgagctcagtaattatttgattttgtgtaCTGTACCGTCCAACTCTTGTTGACGATGTTTGCTGGTACGAATATCTCAGTCTTCATGCCAGGAGGAAGGTACAGACCTGTACTGATCCACTCAATCTGTCCTGACAcacatatgaagaaaaaaagaagcattagTTGCACGTAGGGCACAAGAGACATTTTACATTATTCAAATTAATGCAATGTAGTACCACACATGCTACTGTGACATATTAAATTGTATACAGACAAATTACAACTCTGCAAGTTCATCTCATTATCAGTTTACacatttgtttacaacaatGTGGTCTTACCTGCTGTATGAGTATTAATCATGATACTTTGGTGGTTTTTAACAGTCAAAGGGATAATATCCTTGATGAGGTTGGGCAGGAGGGCATCAGGATCTGGGGAAGTGTTGTATACCGCTGTCCATAAACTGAGGAGTAGGCGGCCTTTTGGACT comes from Etheostoma spectabile isolate EspeVRDwgs_2016 chromosome 3, UIUC_Espe_1.0, whole genome shotgun sequence and encodes:
- the si:dkey-243k1.3 gene encoding endonuclease domain-containing 1 protein isoform X1 — its product is MQTLAHLCALLLLLISVHADVVERFEDVPECMKYFYKEKVPEWGTSTPGAAHLCQRFTNKYHFATLYDTNHRIAVYSAYHFQPSDGGGREKRWFVEPQVSVLLVRMSWQAEMKDGYWLEKDHPGVYQGEKQALNEDYTHSGFDRGHLNPNGHHAVPSRNATFTLTNVVPQNPKLNQNAWRIHESQLADLFRDKCSKAYVLVGAIPSADSWIEKNNVKRVNIPDYLWNAYCCVDNNGRPIQSGAATARNTEDNWVEKLSLDELGEFLQQFSKETVGELFYNNCRA
- the si:dkey-243k1.3 gene encoding endonuclease domain-containing 1 protein isoform X2, with protein sequence MQTLAHLCALLLLLISVHADVVERFEDVPECMKYFYKEKVPEWGTSTPGAAHLCQRFTNKYHFATLYDTNHRIAVYSAYHFQPSDGGGREKRWFVEPQLVRMSWQAEMKDGYWLEKDHPGVYQGEKQALNEDYTHSGFDRGHLNPNGHHAVPSRNATFTLTNVVPQNPKLNQNAWRIHESQLADLFRDKCSKAYVLVGAIPSADSWIEKNNVKRVNIPDYLWNAYCCVDNNGRPIQSGAATARNTEDNWVEKLSLDELGEFLQQFSKETVGELFYNNCRA
- the LOC116685949 gene encoding TRPM8 channel-associated factor homolog; protein product: MGAFSSNLGVGVYVTDAYSVGPDVKDLVAFLKAGGGVLIAGQAWNWAANHPKENVLLQFEGNKVSSVAGIYFAKHYGRVECLPVYPQIPSSWMALRVGQEFEEDLECLLQGVSEFDLHDTSSSELLVHGPLAFPIGTTEDGGAFLGGSYYGQGRVIVITHEALLKTKTLASFLKNAINWLDQGRKGIVGVVPELKLPNESGLKSEETKFRTDLSVFVCTVYKDDSMEEIQNFVAEGGGLLIGGHAWHWSYTHVGQNPMTDFSGNKILNKMGLSVLVTINEPGSYKPSLAKKDTNHFRHLLHRFAGQVTQGEEPTKHDEKKLNILTTNFLNMKAYDSYTYTLVLSILTDVLKSSMPQVSEKNPVKSPKGRLLLSLWTAVYNTSPDPDALLPNLIKDIIPLTVKNHQSIMINTHTAGQIEWISTGLYLPPGMKTEIFVPANIVNKSWTIQIGCQTDILKADELKRAPSVCEQFPVTTKKIQVWNLWGGLIYLVAPPNTKVEGAEVIVQMAVLAPYYKSGVTTAADWSMLRTAPSPWAELEFDNVILTVPSDVVRDLKHIDKVAALWNDIMKGVADLAVMPHKFARKERFVADVQISAGWMHSGYPVMIHTESANELVRPGDARTKGLWGEIHELGHNQQRACWEFPPHTTDCTCNLWSVYVHEEVLGLKREKAHPSMTSTERKRCVEEYVEGGRKLSNWTVWVALETYLQLQRKFGWDAFKKVFAAYHKITDYPSDNNGKMNLYAETFSQAVGMNLAGFFKAWGWPINGATEEKLSNLPPWSDHPMHTYK